A single genomic interval of Cucumis sativus cultivar 9930 chromosome 7, Cucumber_9930_V3, whole genome shotgun sequence harbors:
- the LOC101203214 gene encoding pathogenesis-related thaumatin-like protein 3.5 encodes MEFLFVILPLCFFLGIDAAVFTLENKCNDIIWPGIQPGAGRPQLMNGGFQLKPGETVTINAPTGWSGRFWGRRGCSFDVSGKGTCQTGDCGGVLECAGAGGVPPATLAEFTLDSPLDFYDVSLVDGYNIPISIAPSGGSSTCQTVKCLTDLNQHCPDGLEMKKNDTVIGCKSACLAFNKPEYCCTGVYSTPKTCKPTVYSKAFKLACPLAYSYAYDDGSSTFTCQKANYSIGFC; translated from the exons ATGGAGTTCTTGTTTGTCATTCTGCCTTTGTGCTTTTTCTTGG GCATTGATGCTGCAGTTTTCACTTTGGAGAATAAATGTAATGACATAATATGGCCAGGAATCCAACCAGGAGCTGGGAGGCCTCAACTGATGAATGGTGGATTTCAGCTTAAGCCTGGCGAGACCGTGACGATCAATGCGCCTACAGGATGGTCCGGACGATTCTGGGGTCGACGTGGATGTTCCTTTGATGTCTCTGGCAAAGGAACGTGCCAAACTGGTGACTGTGGTGGCGTACTCGAATGTGCAGGGGCGGGTGGTGTCCCACCTGCCACACTTGCAGAGTTCACCTTAGACAGTCCTTTAGATTTTTATGATGTTAGCCTTGTTGATGGCTATAACATTCCAATTTCGATAGCTCCATCTGGTGGATCGAGTACTTGCCAAACGGTGAAATGCCTGACAGATTTGAATCAGCATTGCCCTGATGGTttggagatgaagaagaatgatACGGTCATTGGTTGTAAGAGTGCATGCCTGGCTTTCAACAAGCCAGAGTATTGCTGCACGGGGGTATACAGTACCCCGAAGACGTGTAAGCCGACAGTTTATTCGAAAGCATTCAAGTTAGCTTGTCCATTGGCTTATAGTTATGCATATGATGATGGAAGCAGCACATTTACATGCCAGAAAGCGAACTATTCAATTGGATTTTGTTGA